One Gallus gallus isolate bGalGal1 chromosome 11, bGalGal1.mat.broiler.GRCg7b, whole genome shotgun sequence DNA window includes the following coding sequences:
- the HNF4beta gene encoding hepatic nuclear factor 4beta isoform X1 gives MKLCQSIMDMDMPDYVDSLDSSYTMLEFENLRVLPNNNEEANGRCSMPAETITAESANTNLLNNGIGSLCSICGDRATGKHYGASSCDGCKGFFRRSVRKNHVYSCRFSRQCVIDKDKRNQCRYCRLKKCFRAGMKKEAVQNERDRISIRRSSYEDNGSLSISMLTQAEAMAQQYLPLSPVHSADIAMKKVATINDVCESMKQQLLVLVEWAKYIPAFCELPLDDQVALLRAHAGEHLLLGVAKRSIPYTDFLLLGNDFIIPMHCPELEIARVATRILDELVKPLRDIQIDDNEYACLKAIIFFDPDCKGLSEPGKVKNMRFQVQVNLEDYINDRQYDSRGRFSDILLLLPPLQSITWQMIEQVQFVKLFGVARIDSLLQEMLLGGTTVDVQYQSGPPSLNLDPLPGHVLPGNMSSVIHAVPDPSPEPSLPSPSTSTGSEDYKLGSSAGPSAVAQLLPQTLIPKQEIL, from the exons ATGAAGCTGTGTCAGTCCATCATGGACATGGATATGCCAGATTACGTCGACTCCTTGGACTCCTCTTATACCATGCTAGAATTTGAAAACCTTCGGGTTCTTCCAAACAACAATG AGGAGGCTAATGGGCGCTGTTCAATGCCCGCTGAGACCATCACAGCTGAATCAGCCAACACCAACCTGCTCAACAACGGCATCGGCTCCCTTTGCTCCATCTGCGGGGACCGGGCGACGGGCAAACACTACGGGGCGTCCAGCTGTGATGGCTGCAAAGGCTTCTTCAGGAGGAGTGTCCGCAAGAACCATGTCTATTCCTGCAG GTTCAGCCGACAGTGTGTGATAGACAAAGACAAGAGGAACCAGTGCAGGTACTGCAGGCTGAAGAAGTGCTTCAGAGCCGGCATGAAGAAAGAAG CCGTGCAGAATGAGCGCGACAGGATCAGCATCCGTAGGAGCAGCTATGAAGACAATGGCTCACTGTCCATCAGCATGCTCACCCAGGCCGAGGCAATGGCACAGCAG TATTTGCCCCTGAGCCCCGTGCACAGCGCAGATATAGCAATGAAGAAAGTGGCGACCATCAACGATGTGTGTGAGTccatgaagcagcagctgctggtgctggtggaGTGGGCCAAGTACATCCCTGCGTTCTGCGAGCTGCCGTTGGATGACCAG gttgCCTTGCTCAGAGCCCATGCAGGGGAACACCTGCTCCTTGGGGTAGCCAAGCGGTCCATACCCTACACCGACTTTCTACTATTAG GGAATGACTTCATCATCCCAATGCACTGTCCAGAGCTAGAAATCGCTCGTGTGGCCACCAGGATCTTAGATGAGCTGGTGAAGCCCTTGAGGGACATCCAGATTGACGACAATGAGTATGCATGCCTTAAAGCCATCATCTTCTTTGATCCAG ACTGCAAAGGCCTCAGTGAGCCTGGGAAGGTGAAGAACATGCGTTTCCAGGTCCAGGTCAACCTGGAGGACTACATCAATGACCGCCAATACGATTCCCGGGGCCGGTTCAGCGacatcctcctgctgctgcccccacTGCAGAGCATCACCTGGCAGATGATCGAGCAGGTCCAGTTCGTCAAGCTCTTTGGAGTGGCAAGGATCGACAGcttgctgcaggagatgctgctgggaG GAACCACCGTTGATGTCCAGTACCAGTCAGGACCTCCCAGTCTCAACCTGGACCCGCTGCCAGGACATGTCCTCCCAGGCAACATGAGCTCTGTGATTCACGCTGTCCCAGACC CATCTCCTGAACCATCCCTTCCATCTCCTTCTACAAGCACAGGCAGTGAAGACTATAAACTAGGCTCTAGCGCAGGGCCCAGCGCCGTAGCACAGCTCTTACCTCAGACACTGATACCCAAGCAGGAGATTTTATAG
- the HNF4beta gene encoding hepatic nuclear factor 4beta isoform X2, producing the protein MKLCQSIMDMDMPDYVDSLDSSYTMLEFENLRVLPNNNEEANGRCSMPAETITAESANTNLLNNGIGSLCSICGDRATGKHYGASSCDGCKGFFRRSVRKNHVYSCRFSRQCVIDKDKRNQCRYCRLKKCFRAGMKKEAVQNERDRISIRRSSYEDNGSLSISMLTQAEAMAQQYLPLSPVHSADIAMKKVATINDVCESMKQQLLVLVEWAKYIPAFCELPLDDQVALLRAHAGEHLLLGVAKRSIPYTDFLLLGNDFIIPMHCPELEIARVATRILDELVKPLRDIQIDDNEYACLKAIIFFDPDCKGLSEPGKVKNMRFQVQVNLEDYINDRQYDSRGRFSDILLLLPPLQSITWQMIEQVQFVKLFGVARIDSLLQEMLLGGTTVDVQYQSGPPSLNLDPLPGHVLPGNMSSVIHAVPDQAKHSNPLPATGPGGHALPCQ; encoded by the exons ATGAAGCTGTGTCAGTCCATCATGGACATGGATATGCCAGATTACGTCGACTCCTTGGACTCCTCTTATACCATGCTAGAATTTGAAAACCTTCGGGTTCTTCCAAACAACAATG AGGAGGCTAATGGGCGCTGTTCAATGCCCGCTGAGACCATCACAGCTGAATCAGCCAACACCAACCTGCTCAACAACGGCATCGGCTCCCTTTGCTCCATCTGCGGGGACCGGGCGACGGGCAAACACTACGGGGCGTCCAGCTGTGATGGCTGCAAAGGCTTCTTCAGGAGGAGTGTCCGCAAGAACCATGTCTATTCCTGCAG GTTCAGCCGACAGTGTGTGATAGACAAAGACAAGAGGAACCAGTGCAGGTACTGCAGGCTGAAGAAGTGCTTCAGAGCCGGCATGAAGAAAGAAG CCGTGCAGAATGAGCGCGACAGGATCAGCATCCGTAGGAGCAGCTATGAAGACAATGGCTCACTGTCCATCAGCATGCTCACCCAGGCCGAGGCAATGGCACAGCAG TATTTGCCCCTGAGCCCCGTGCACAGCGCAGATATAGCAATGAAGAAAGTGGCGACCATCAACGATGTGTGTGAGTccatgaagcagcagctgctggtgctggtggaGTGGGCCAAGTACATCCCTGCGTTCTGCGAGCTGCCGTTGGATGACCAG gttgCCTTGCTCAGAGCCCATGCAGGGGAACACCTGCTCCTTGGGGTAGCCAAGCGGTCCATACCCTACACCGACTTTCTACTATTAG GGAATGACTTCATCATCCCAATGCACTGTCCAGAGCTAGAAATCGCTCGTGTGGCCACCAGGATCTTAGATGAGCTGGTGAAGCCCTTGAGGGACATCCAGATTGACGACAATGAGTATGCATGCCTTAAAGCCATCATCTTCTTTGATCCAG ACTGCAAAGGCCTCAGTGAGCCTGGGAAGGTGAAGAACATGCGTTTCCAGGTCCAGGTCAACCTGGAGGACTACATCAATGACCGCCAATACGATTCCCGGGGCCGGTTCAGCGacatcctcctgctgctgcccccacTGCAGAGCATCACCTGGCAGATGATCGAGCAGGTCCAGTTCGTCAAGCTCTTTGGAGTGGCAAGGATCGACAGcttgctgcaggagatgctgctgggaG GAACCACCGTTGATGTCCAGTACCAGTCAGGACCTCCCAGTCTCAACCTGGACCCGCTGCCAGGACATGTCCTCCCAGGCAACATGAGCTCTGTGATTCACGCTGTCCCAGACC agGCAAAGCACAGCAATCCCCTGCCTGCCACCGGACCTGGGGGTCACGCTCTTCCCTGTCAGTGA